TTTCAATCCACGCCCCCGTGAAGGGGCGACCAGCGGCGTCCAGGCTCTGCACGCCGCGCGGGATACGGGGCGCATTTCCGCGAACGTACGTCCCGCAGCCTCCAGTTGTTCTTCTCAAGCTGAGGCGGTCCTCCTATTTCCGCCACAAGCGGGCCTTGGCGCCATTTGCGAACCCGCTGGGTTTCCGCCACAGCTTGGGGTTCGCGGCGCAGCCAGTTTCTTTATGAAATTTATAGTAAATTCATACCGCAGGGCGATGCTGATGGCAAGATTTTTGGAATCAGTCCGGGGTCTGCGGCGGGCTCGCGGGCACAGGCCACGCCGCAAGGGATGGTGGCAACCCCACAAGACACTTGAGCAGCGGAGGGATACCACTAGGCACACCATTTTGCGCCGAAAAAACGCGTCCGCGATCGTCCACGTAAAGAGCCGGCTTCGGCAAGGGGAAACAGCTTAAAAAACTCCCCCACGCCTTTGCGTCGGTCGCCCTTGCACCTGTGAAGCAGATTACCGCCAAGGGATATACCGCCCCCATGCATGAAAGGCAGGGAAGACGTCATTGGGGCGTAGTATTGCGCAGCCCGGCTTTACGTGCGCCTTTGCGGCAGGCGTCCTGCCCTCGCAGCCGCCAGAACAATTACAGACCAAGGCTGTCTTAAAGCAGACTAACTTATGAATATTTATAAATATTATAACACATTCATTCTTGCGCTTAACCGCGCAAATACATCGCGATTGCGCCTCAACGGCGGGCGCCTGCTGACGCAACCGCCAGGGCATTGCAACGTTGCAATGCCCTAAAAAATGAGCGCGTCGGTTTCCGGGTCATAGCTCTGGCCCGCGCCGTGCTGCTCCACGCGCCGCTGCCAGTTTTTGCCCAAAAAATAAAACCTCAGGCTGTCCTGCGCGGCGTCAAACGCTTCCAGCAATTGCGCACGCAGCGCCGCCCACTGGGCCGGGTCCACCACGCATTCAAACACGGAATACTGCACGCGCTGACCGTAATTGGTGCAGATGCGGGCAATGCGCCGCAACCGCCGTTTGCCGCCGGGGTCTTCAAAACTCACATCATAACTCACCAGCACCAGCATGACTTACTTCCAGAAAAAGGGCGGATACCCGTCCAGATCGCCCCGCAGATATCGCGCCAGCAATTGCGCCTGAATATGGAAGACCAGCCCCAAGGGGAGAGACTGGTTCAGAAAAGGATGGGTCACTTCCTGCTGCTTGCGTTTCTGCCAGGCGGTGAGCACACGCTTGCGCGCGTCGTCGTCCATAAGCACCGCCCCGCTCTCTTTGCGCGCAAAATCCCGGCCGCGCACCTCGCCCCGGTTGATGAGCGAAAGTACTAGCCGATCCGCCACCACAGCGCGGAATTCTTCCATCATATCCAGGGCAAGGCCGGGCCTGCCGGGCCTGTCCCGGTGCAGAAAACCCACCTGTGGATCCAGCCCCACACCCTCCAAAGCGGAACGCACGTCGTGCGCCAACAGGGTATAGACAAACGAGAGCAGACAATTGACCGCATCCAGCGGCGGGCGACGATTGCGCCCGGCAAAGGGGAATTCCTCCCGATTCTGCAGAATCAGACAGTCGAACACGCCAAAATAGGCGCTGGCCGCCTGCCCTTCCATCCCTCGGGCCTGATCCAGACCCAACGGACGGCGCAACTCCTGGGCACAGGCTTCCAACACCTGCAGAGCCTGCCCCACGCGCGCGGCGTCCACCCGCTCACCGTGGTCCCGCAGGCAGCGGCGCAGCACCGTCCGCGTATTGGCCACCTTGCCCGCCAGCACGGCCCGCGCCACCCCGGCCACGCCCGCCGCGTCGTCGGCCTGGCGGTACTGAGCCTTGCGCAGGCGCACATTGCCCTGCTGCGGCCCGCGCACCATGGCCAGAAAGCGGCCGTGCTCCGTCAAAAAAGAAACAGCCAGCCCCTGTTCAGCGCAATGCCCCAGCAAAAAAGGGCTGCACAGCACATTGCCAAAGCAGACAATGCCGTCCAGCACATGCAGAGGGAAGCGCCGCGAAGCCCCGTCCTCGCCCCGCACCAGCACACACTCCCCATCCTTGGAAAGATACGTGCCCTGAGCCGTGATATAGAGGGTATTGAGCAGCTTTTTCATGACAAAAGCCCCCGCAATAAATAGTCCTCCACCCCTTGTCGGGGGGCCTTGGGCATGCAGCGGGAGAGGAGCGAACAGCCCCGGCAGCGCGGGCCGTAGCGCCCCGGCGGCGTGCGGCCGCCCTCCAGCAGGGCGTGCAATCCGGCACAGGATTCCGTCACCACGGCCCGCAGGCGGGCATCAAAGAGCACCCGCTCCCGCCGTCGCGGCTGCCCATAAAAAATGGCCCCTTCAGGAATGTCCCGGCCCAGCATTTCCTCCAGACACATGGCCTGGGCGCAAAGCTGCGCGCGGTCCCAGTCCTCCACCTTGGGGCTGCCCCGCTTGTATTCCACGGGATAGACCATGTCGTCCGCCGATGCTGCGGCTGACGCGCCGTTCTCCCGCCGTTCCACCAGATCGGCAATGCCGTAGAGCCCCAGACGTTCGCTCCTGACCGGCACGCTGCGATCCTCTGCCACACCGCCGCGCGCGCCGGGAAGCCCGGCGTCCACACGGCGGTGCAGCAGACGGCCCTCGGCCGTAAAGCGGTTCTCCTCCCAGACGCCTTCCAGATGAATGAGCGCGCACTGGCGCGGGCAGTACAGATAGTGCTGCAGGGCGGAAAGGGGCAGAAGATCGTCCACGGCCAGTCTTCCTTTTACAACAGTTCTTCCACGCTGACGCCAGCGGGCACGGCGGCCGCATCCACGCTCACCGCATAGTCGCCAAAGGCCCTGGCCGGCGCGCTGCCGTCGCCCTGGCGGGCCACGCGCACGGCGTCAAACAAAACGTGCGCCGGGGCGTTGCCCAGGGCGTCCGCATGCTTGAAGACAATGAGCTTACGGGCGCTCATGAGGCCGCGCGCCGCCGAATGGTCCAGATCGAACATCTGCCGCAGGGCCTGCCAGAAAAGCTGCAGGTCGTCGTCGGAAAAGCCCGTGCCTTTGTCCCCTTGCGCCAGATGGGGAGAAATAAAGCCGTGGGCCAGGTACAGGGCATAGGGCAGGATGTGTTTGTTGCCCATGGTACGGTTGCCGCCGCCCTGTTTTTCAGCCTCCTTCTCCGTTTCCACGGCCATGCGGGTGATGCTCACCTCCACAGGCACCACAGCTTCCACGCTGCGGGCAAAGGTCAATTGCACGGGGCCGCGTACCTGGCCGCAGTTGTTGAGCTTGGTGGACATGACCGCCCCGAAAGCGCGCACGTCATAAAAATTGGCGCACATCCAGCGCCGGGCCGCGTCGATTCTTGCCGACTCGCCTTTGCAGGCCTTGGCTTCGACGCTTTCATAGGCGGGTTCACGGGACTGGGACAATACGGCCCGCTCCGCCACATAAATCTTGTAGCCCGGCTCTCCGGCCTTGGCGATTTCCACAAAATTGCGCACCTTGCGCTTAAGGCAGACGTCCGTCACCAGGCCGAAGCCCGTTTCCGGGTCCAGACGCGGGGTGTTGCCCGCATCCGGATCGCCGTTGGGGTTGCCGTTCTCCACGTCAAACAGGTAGACAAAATCGTAACGGTTGCTGATGGCGGCCATGGCTTAGTCCTCCCTTTGCGCTGCGGGCGCGACGGTTGCGCTTTCTGCGGTTTCTTTTTTGGTAAAAAAGGCCTGGCGCTGCTGATAGTAGCCCAGGATAAACATGCCCTGCTCTTCCAGCCGAAGGGCAGCGGGAAAGCCGCCGCGGGCGGCGTCCAGGCCGTTCAGGATTTCCTGCAGAGCTTTTTCCAGATTAATGGCCTTTCCCGGCTCCTCCTTGCGAATTTTTGCCAGCCCGTGCTGGGCGTTGCGCAATATTATGGGAAAAACGCGGGCCGGCGTGGCCGAAGCCGCGCCGAAAAAGCGGTCACGCACTGTGGCGTTGGCCCCGGGAACGGCATTTTCCTGAATGCGTTCCACCAGAGCAAACAGACGGCCCAGACGATAGGCCACATCCGTAATACCGATATCCAGGCTCATGGGAACCTCCTTCTGTGCGTTGCGGACCAGCCAGGCCTTGAGCATGGCCGCCCGAAGAGAGTTGACGCCCCTGTCCGCCCGGATGCGCTCCACGGCGGCAGTGAGCAGCGTACGGGGGTAGGGCAGTTTGCCCACAATGGCCCGCAGCAGTTGCCCGGCCAGCAGAGGGGAAATGTTTTTGGAATCCCGTCGGGAGGCCAGCTCCCGCAACAGCTGCCAGGGGCTGGGGAACTCCGGTTCGCTGTCAAAACTGCGGCGCAGGCGTAACGCCTGGTAGTGGGCCGCCAGGTTGGCGGCCATGCCGCCCACTGTGTCCCGCTGCCAGAAGCGTACGGCCACGCGGGCCGCATTGCCCGCCAGGCCCAGCACAAAAAAGCCTGTGGCCGGGTCGCCCAATTCCTCAGGATAGCGGCCTTGCGCCACGGCGGTAAGATAGCCCTGCAATTGCCGGGTCAGGCTGTCGTCTTCCGCCTTGCCGCCCATGCTCATGCCGAACAGCCCCTCCGCCGCCGGGGCCGCGGACCAGAACACCACTGTGGTTTCGCCGATGACGACTTTGCGCGGGCTGCCCTTGGCCAGCAAGTGGTTGAGGGCCGTGGTGTAGGCAAAGGCCGCGCCCTGCCCTACCGGGGCATTGTAGTTCTGTTCCTTGCCGAAAGATTTGAAGGACGCGATGTTAAACGAAACCAGGGCGGCCCCGGTGGGCTGCGCCCCGGCCACCCCTTTGAGGGCCGGATGGATGGCCGGAATGGGCGCGTTGTCTTCGCCGGTCACCAGGCACATACCCCTTTCTTCTACGGCGTTGGCGGCCAGATGCCCCAGCCATGCCTTCTGAAACGCCGGACAGTCGTGCAGAAAACGCCGTTCTCCGTCCAGACGGAAAACCAGATTCCAGCCTTCCATTTCTTTCCAGCACGGCAGTTCCGCAGCCTGTTCCGGGGTCCAGGCTTCCAGAAAACGCAGCAGGGCCAGGGCCCCGGCGTCGTCCAGGGGATCCAGCAACTCGTGGGCCAGGGCCTTGAAGGCGGCGTGGGCCTGCGCCGTGCGTTCGGGCTTGCCCTTGGCGTCCGCGCCCAACACATAGCCCGTATTGTCCCAGGCGAAATTGGCCAACACGTTGACGGACCGCTTCACCGGCCCCGGCACACGGAGTATCTTTGCCTTGCCCTTGGCGTCGCGCAGGTCTTCCGGCGGCCCGGCCAGGGTGCCGTCGGGCCGCAGCGCCAGACAGAACTGCACGCCCTGCATACCGAAGCCGTAGGGCGAGATGTCGGCTTCCGGGTCGGCGGCCAGACGTTGGTAATAGTCGTTGAGGGCTTGCAGAATCATGCGCTTTCCCTCCCTTCCCGGCAGTCCAGCACGCCGTTGCGCAGCCGCGCGCGAAAAAAGCGCGGGCTCATGTCCGCCGTGTAGTCCAGGTCATAAAGCATCCAGCCCAGATCCGCTTCGCCCTGCAGGGGAGAAGTGGGAATATCCCCCTCCACCGGACCGAAAAAGGCGGCAAACTCCCGGCAGCCCAGGTACGGCCGGTGAAAGCACTGGCCTTTGGCCGCCCTGCGGTTAAAGATGTCCAGATGTTTGCCGTCATTGCGGTCTTCTGTCGAAGTATAGCTGAAATGGGCTTCAATGACGTAGTCCACCTGGCGCAGCACCAGGGCGGCCCGCTGCTGACGGCTGTCCTCCACAAAAAGTCGCAGGGGCGTGGTCCCGTCCTTCATGGCGGAACTCACCGTGCCAGGAGGGATTTTGTCGGCCACCTCGTTACGTCGCACATTATCAAAAACAATGGGCCGCAGGACGTGGATTTTGTCCACCACCCAGCAAATGCTGGGCTTCCAATACACGGCCTCCAGCACGCCGCGCGCGGCGGAGGGCGTCATGACGTCGTAGCTCACGCGCTCCGCCTTCATTTCCGGGCGGGTAAAGCAGGCATACTCCCCCCAGACCCGCAATCGTACACCTTGAGACACGGGCAGACCTCCTTGGTAAAAAGGCCAGGATCAAAAAATAAAATCTTCCGCCGTGGGGGCCTGGCAGACCAGCCCCAGGCGCTCATCGTAAAAATCCATATCCGCAAGCACTGCGCAGCCGCCCGCCCCGTCTCCCTGCTCCGTTTCCGGCCATTCCAGCGCGCCGCGCAGATCCAGAGCCTGGAACTGGCCCTCGTAAACCTGCACCGTGTACTGTTGCAGTTGCCGTAAAATGCCGCGCGGATGTTCCGCAAACGGCAGGGCGGCCAGCAGCTCGCGCGCCGTGGCGTCGTAGGGGATGACAATGGGCAGCATGGCATTTTCAATGAAGTGGAAGGCCTGCGCCGCACTGCGGAAAAACCACTGTCCTTTGGGGTCGGAAAGCAGATCGAGAATGCCCTTGCTGTCCAGGCTGTCCTCTTTTTTCCAGTACACTGTGCGAAAATAACGGTGCAACGCCTCAGGGCTGAAGGGATCCGCCACATGGCGCAAGACTTCGCGGGCGCTGTCAGCCGCGTAGCGGAAGGCCCTGGGCACGCCGCCTTCCGGCGTGAATACGGTGACCGGCGCAAGGCCGTCACATTCGCCCTCGCGGTTGCAGCGCCCGGCCGCCTGCACCAGCGAATCCAGACCGGCCAGTTCGCGAAAAACGC
The genomic region above belongs to Desulfovibrio legallii and contains:
- the cas2 gene encoding CRISPR-associated endonuclease Cas2, coding for MLVLVSYDVSFEDPGGKRRLRRIARICTNYGQRVQYSVFECVVDPAQWAALRAQLLEAFDAAQDSLRFYFLGKNWQRRVEQHGAGQSYDPETDALIF
- the cas1c gene encoding type I-C CRISPR-associated endonuclease Cas1c is translated as MKKLLNTLYITAQGTYLSKDGECVLVRGEDGASRRFPLHVLDGIVCFGNVLCSPFLLGHCAEQGLAVSFLTEHGRFLAMVRGPQQGNVRLRKAQYRQADDAAGVAGVARAVLAGKVANTRTVLRRCLRDHGERVDAARVGQALQVLEACAQELRRPLGLDQARGMEGQAASAYFGVFDCLILQNREEFPFAGRNRRPPLDAVNCLLSFVYTLLAHDVRSALEGVGLDPQVGFLHRDRPGRPGLALDMMEEFRAVVADRLVLSLINRGEVRGRDFARKESGAVLMDDDARKRVLTAWQKRKQQEVTHPFLNQSLPLGLVFHIQAQLLARYLRGDLDGYPPFFWK
- the cas4 gene encoding CRISPR-associated protein Cas4 → MDDLLPLSALQHYLYCPRQCALIHLEGVWEENRFTAEGRLLHRRVDAGLPGARGGVAEDRSVPVRSERLGLYGIADLVERRENGASAAASADDMVYPVEYKRGSPKVEDWDRAQLCAQAMCLEEMLGRDIPEGAIFYGQPRRRERVLFDARLRAVVTESCAGLHALLEGGRTPPGRYGPRCRGCSLLSRCMPKAPRQGVEDYLLRGLLS
- the cas7c gene encoding type I-C CRISPR-associated protein Cas7/Csd2, whose protein sequence is MAAISNRYDFVYLFDVENGNPNGDPDAGNTPRLDPETGFGLVTDVCLKRKVRNFVEIAKAGEPGYKIYVAERAVLSQSREPAYESVEAKACKGESARIDAARRWMCANFYDVRAFGAVMSTKLNNCGQVRGPVQLTFARSVEAVVPVEVSITRMAVETEKEAEKQGGGNRTMGNKHILPYALYLAHGFISPHLAQGDKGTGFSDDDLQLFWQALRQMFDLDHSAARGLMSARKLIVFKHADALGNAPAHVLFDAVRVARQGDGSAPARAFGDYAVSVDAAAVPAGVSVEELL
- the cas8c gene encoding type I-C CRISPR-associated protein Cas8c/Csd1, with translation MILQALNDYYQRLAADPEADISPYGFGMQGVQFCLALRPDGTLAGPPEDLRDAKGKAKILRVPGPVKRSVNVLANFAWDNTGYVLGADAKGKPERTAQAHAAFKALAHELLDPLDDAGALALLRFLEAWTPEQAAELPCWKEMEGWNLVFRLDGERRFLHDCPAFQKAWLGHLAANAVEERGMCLVTGEDNAPIPAIHPALKGVAGAQPTGAALVSFNIASFKSFGKEQNYNAPVGQGAAFAYTTALNHLLAKGSPRKVVIGETTVVFWSAAPAAEGLFGMSMGGKAEDDSLTRQLQGYLTAVAQGRYPEELGDPATGFFVLGLAGNAARVAVRFWQRDTVGGMAANLAAHYQALRLRRSFDSEPEFPSPWQLLRELASRRDSKNISPLLAGQLLRAIVGKLPYPRTLLTAAVERIRADRGVNSLRAAMLKAWLVRNAQKEVPMSLDIGITDVAYRLGRLFALVERIQENAVPGANATVRDRFFGAASATPARVFPIILRNAQHGLAKIRKEEPGKAINLEKALQEILNGLDAARGGFPAALRLEEQGMFILGYYQQRQAFFTKKETAESATVAPAAQRED
- the cas5c gene encoding type I-C CRISPR-associated protein Cas5c, with translation MSQGVRLRVWGEYACFTRPEMKAERVSYDVMTPSAARGVLEAVYWKPSICWVVDKIHVLRPIVFDNVRRNEVADKIPPGTVSSAMKDGTTPLRLFVEDSRQQRAALVLRQVDYVIEAHFSYTSTEDRNDGKHLDIFNRRAAKGQCFHRPYLGCREFAAFFGPVEGDIPTSPLQGEADLGWMLYDLDYTADMSPRFFRARLRNGVLDCREGRESA